A window of the Enterobacteriaceae bacterium 4M9 genome harbors these coding sequences:
- a CDS encoding fimbrial biogenesis outer membrane usher protein, with amino-acid sequence MKTVIAGRIKKAILLNAITLALWPLQGAAESFNSSLLIGHSADMDWDNKAIVVAPGLYDMDIYIDDEWKGKFAVHTGDESDPTLKIQKREALQLGISGLDALNKLNDNDFVDINAILHGGTYKLNTGEMRLDLLIPQAWVMRNDRNWVAPERWERGVNGLYTNYNVNAWTMSEKGQGGSRNDSVFLGLNSGLNLWGWHFIDNSTLQRDSHNKSRWDTSSRYVERPVVALTSRISVGDMYSSSDYFDNISFRGVRLMKDKQMLPDKDQTYMPIIRGTAMASAVVTVRQDNRVISQISVPPGPFAIRDLMPTGSRKELEVEVRYGPGSAETFTVPFATISSMLRPGTDDFMLNLGRVRMRGVDDDSVFFQGDYSRGVNNYWTLFSGTTLSKDYQSLLVGSAFSIPTIGSVSANVEQSRYKLNSTQRSGEKYSLAWSKFLPTRTNITLASWYYRTRDYAAFQDYILDRQNQDISPRSSRSSRQAFSLSLSQPLGENGGRLSIDAWLRQYRDSRPDTRQYSAGYSNSFRSMFYTVSVGRSEFSNGSGNNATRRSEDTVNVAFTVPLSLFDRPASIHARSHFKDGSYASSGVGLSSSTNLVDYSLELSHDNNYHTRSADVYTSWKTQYAHLNVGVTEASDYRQGSLGATGSVLAWRGGVLASPETGDNFVIIDAPGVEGARVNSSDETRTNSRGQALVSGAVAYRMNDYYLEQDGTRADNAEVLGNIAHVAPYAGSISRVSYRTDTRRLFIYDLQRVDGTPLGFGSPIYNAKGEEMGFVGQGSQAFVKADAPPSVLIVDKQQRCQVSKPSTSSVNVCRPSGSKGK; translated from the coding sequence GTGAAAACTGTAATCGCCGGGAGAATAAAAAAAGCCATTTTGCTGAATGCTATTACGCTTGCGCTCTGGCCACTACAGGGTGCAGCAGAAAGCTTCAACAGCAGCCTGCTGATAGGGCATTCCGCCGATATGGACTGGGATAATAAAGCCATTGTCGTGGCGCCCGGACTTTATGATATGGATATTTATATCGACGACGAATGGAAGGGAAAGTTTGCCGTCCACACCGGCGATGAAAGCGATCCCACACTTAAAATTCAAAAGCGTGAAGCATTGCAGCTGGGCATTTCAGGACTGGATGCGCTCAACAAACTCAATGACAATGATTTCGTTGATATTAATGCAATATTGCACGGTGGGACTTATAAGCTAAACACAGGTGAGATGCGCCTGGATTTGCTTATCCCACAGGCCTGGGTGATGCGCAACGACCGAAACTGGGTCGCACCGGAGCGCTGGGAGCGCGGTGTCAACGGTCTGTATACCAACTATAACGTTAACGCCTGGACGATGAGTGAAAAAGGGCAGGGCGGCTCGCGCAATGACAGTGTGTTTCTTGGGCTCAACAGCGGCCTGAATCTCTGGGGCTGGCATTTTATCGACAACTCCACACTACAGCGTGACAGCCATAACAAAAGCCGTTGGGATACTTCATCGCGCTACGTCGAGCGCCCGGTCGTTGCGCTGACCTCTCGCATTAGCGTCGGTGATATGTACAGTAGCTCTGACTATTTTGACAATATCTCCTTTCGCGGTGTGCGTCTGATGAAAGATAAGCAGATGCTGCCGGACAAAGATCAGACCTACATGCCGATTATTCGCGGAACCGCAATGGCCAGTGCCGTGGTGACCGTGCGCCAGGACAACCGCGTGATCTCGCAGATTTCTGTGCCGCCAGGGCCGTTTGCTATCCGCGATCTGATGCCTACAGGCTCGCGTAAAGAGCTGGAAGTGGAAGTGCGCTATGGGCCAGGAAGTGCGGAAACCTTCACCGTGCCGTTTGCCACGATTTCGAGCATGCTGCGCCCTGGTACAGACGACTTTATGCTCAACCTTGGGCGAGTACGCATGCGTGGTGTCGATGACGACAGCGTGTTTTTCCAGGGCGACTACAGCCGCGGTGTTAACAACTACTGGACGTTGTTTAGTGGTACCACGCTGTCTAAAGATTACCAGTCGCTGCTGGTAGGCAGTGCGTTCTCCATTCCTACCATTGGCTCAGTGAGCGCGAATGTCGAGCAGTCACGTTATAAGTTGAACAGCACTCAGCGCAGCGGTGAAAAGTATTCGCTGGCGTGGAGTAAATTCCTGCCAACGCGTACCAACATTACGCTGGCTTCCTGGTATTACCGTACCCGTGACTACGCTGCATTTCAGGATTACATCCTCGACAGGCAAAACCAGGATATTTCGCCACGCAGTAGTCGCAGCAGCAGACAGGCTTTTAGTTTATCGCTAAGCCAGCCGCTGGGTGAAAACGGTGGGCGTCTGAGCATTGATGCCTGGTTGCGCCAGTATCGCGATAGTCGCCCGGATACGCGCCAGTATTCAGCGGGCTACAGCAATAGCTTTCGTTCAATGTTTTATACCGTCTCAGTCGGGCGCAGTGAATTCTCCAACGGCAGTGGGAATAACGCCACGCGCCGCAGTGAAGATACGGTGAATGTTGCGTTCACCGTGCCATTATCCCTGTTTGACCGCCCAGCAAGCATTCATGCTCGCAGCCATTTCAAAGACGGCAGCTATGCGTCATCCGGCGTGGGACTGAGCAGTTCCACAAACCTTGTGGACTACAGCCTGGAGCTGTCACACGACAACAACTACCACACGCGTTCGGCCGATGTATATACCAGCTGGAAAACGCAGTACGCCCATCTGAATGTCGGTGTTACCGAGGCCAGCGACTACCGTCAGGGTAGCCTCGGGGCAACGGGCAGCGTGCTGGCCTGGCGTGGCGGTGTGTTGGCAAGCCCAGAGACCGGCGATAATTTTGTGATTATCGACGCGCCCGGCGTAGAAGGCGCACGCGTCAACAGTAGTGATGAAACCCGTACCAACAGCCGTGGGCAGGCACTGGTCTCCGGTGCGGTGGCCTATCGCATGAATGACTACTACCTGGAACAGGACGGAACGCGTGCTGATAACGCAGAGGTGCTGGGCAATATCGCCCACGTTGCGCCTTATGCTGGCAGCATTTCACGGGTTTCCTACCGCACCGATACGCGCCGGTTGTTTATATATGACCTGCAACGCGTTGATGGCACACCGCTCGGATTTGGTTCACCGATTTATAACGCGAAAGGCGAGGAAATGGGCTTTGTTGGTCAGGGCAGCCAGGCCTTTGTGAAAGCTGATGCGCCACCGTCAGTGCTGATTGTGGATAAACAACAGCGGTGCCAGGTATCCAAACCCTCTACCAGCAGTGTGAATGTTTGCCGCCCTTCAGGCAGCAAAGGTAAATAA
- a CDS encoding fimbria/pilus periplasmic chaperone gives MLRTLIGFCALLSSFSVFSSIIINSTRVIYPQNAGFINVQLVNQSTSTHLVQAWIDDGDPAKSPEKIRVPFSLTPAVAKVEANAGQALRLAKQDISALPKDRESVYWLNVLDVPPIPAGEAGTNYLQVALRSRIKLFYRPEGLNGGEKIIDSQLSVKKDGGKACLNNASPYYVTVVNIAPFHGENLKATFTSSLLNETAFIAPFSCHPLDKAPGNASKFRLSRIDDFGSHRFVMTGE, from the coding sequence ATGTTGCGAACTTTAATTGGGTTCTGCGCGCTGCTTTCTTCCTTTTCTGTATTTTCCAGCATCATTATTAACAGCACGCGTGTTATTTACCCGCAGAATGCCGGGTTTATTAATGTCCAACTTGTCAATCAGAGTACTTCCACTCACCTGGTTCAGGCCTGGATTGACGATGGCGATCCGGCTAAATCACCGGAAAAAATTCGTGTGCCGTTTAGCCTGACCCCGGCGGTAGCCAAGGTAGAGGCCAACGCGGGACAGGCGCTGCGCCTGGCAAAACAGGACATCTCTGCGCTGCCAAAAGACCGCGAGTCGGTGTACTGGCTAAACGTGCTCGACGTGCCGCCTATTCCGGCCGGTGAAGCAGGCACTAACTATTTACAGGTTGCGCTACGCAGCCGTATCAAGCTTTTTTACCGCCCCGAAGGACTCAATGGGGGTGAAAAAATTATTGATAGCCAACTGTCGGTGAAAAAAGACGGTGGTAAAGCGTGCCTTAATAACGCCTCGCCGTATTACGTCACCGTCGTCAATATTGCGCCATTTCATGGTGAAAATCTCAAAGCAACGTTTACCAGCAGTCTGCTTAATGAGACGGCCTTTATTGCGCCTTTTAGCTGTCATCCCCTTGATAAAGCGCCAGGCAATGCCAGTAAATTCCGCCTTTCCCGCATTGATGACTTTGGTAGCCACCGCTTTGTGATGACTGGCGAATAA
- a CDS encoding type 1 fimbrial protein, producing MFKKTLLAAMVLATAGSAIAETTSNDVAGGNITFYGSVTDTTCNITTNSGADFTVTLDPITTTDAGEAVGVVAKNAKPFTMKVSGCKQNATRGDKTLKITFGSADISDDEKYMVNNTGTSKGVGITITKDKSAIIDFNTAIDTAVTGVEETELKYFANYYNYGGKEISSGNITTAAQYTFSYE from the coding sequence ATGTTTAAGAAAACTCTTCTCGCAGCAATGGTGCTGGCAACCGCAGGTTCTGCAATCGCAGAAACCACTTCTAACGACGTAGCGGGTGGTAACATCACCTTTTACGGTAGCGTAACTGACACCACCTGTAACATCACTACCAACAGCGGCGCTGACTTTACCGTGACGCTGGACCCGATCACTACCACTGATGCGGGCGAAGCTGTCGGCGTGGTAGCAAAAAATGCTAAGCCGTTCACCATGAAAGTCTCCGGCTGTAAGCAGAACGCCACTAGAGGTGACAAAACGCTGAAAATTACCTTTGGTAGCGCCGATATTTCGGACGATGAGAAATACATGGTGAATAACACCGGTACGTCTAAAGGCGTGGGCATCACCATCACCAAAGATAAGTCTGCGATTATCGACTTTAACACCGCTATCGATACCGCAGTGACCGGTGTTGAAGAAACTGAACTGAAGTATTTCGCGAACTACTATAACTACGGTGGTAAAGAAATTTCTTCCGGTAACATCACGACTGCCGCGCAATATACTTTCAGCTACGAATAA
- the fdnG gene encoding formate dehydrogenase-N subunit alpha: protein MDVSRRGFFKICAGGMAGTTVAVLGFAPKTALAQARNYKLLRAKEIRNTCTYCSVGCGLLMYSMGDGSKNAKSSIFHIEGDPDHPVSRGALCPKGAGLLDYIHSDNRLRYPQYRAPGSDKWQRISWDDAFKRIARLMKDDRDANFVETNDQGVKVNRWLSTGMLCASAASNETGMLTQKFARSLGMLAVDNQARVUHGPTVASLAPTFGRGAMTNHWVDIKNANVVVVMGGNAAEAHPVGFRWAMEAKNNNDATLIVVDPRFTRTASVADIYAPIRSGTDITFLSGVLLYLINNNKIHADYVKHYTNASLLIRDDYSFDDGLFSGYDADKRQYDKTSWNYQFDENGHALRDMTLTHPRCVWNLLKEHVSRYTPDVVENICGTPKADFLKVCEVLASTSAANRAATFLYALGWTQHTVGAQNIRTMAMIQLLLGNMGVAGGGVNALRGHSNIQGLTDIGLLSTSLPGYLTLPQESHHDVETYLAANTPKALLPGQVNYWSNYPKFYVSLMKTFYGDAATRENGWGYDWLPKWDQAYDVLKYFDMMDRGEVTGYFCQGFNPVASFPDKNKIVASLSKLKYMVVVDPLVTETSNFWQNHGEMNDVDPASIQTEVFRLPSTCFAEEDGSIANSGRWLQWHWKGADAPGEAINDGQILAGLYDELRRLYRAEGGKGVEPLMKMSWNYKQPHEPESEEVAKENNGYALADLFDANGNLLVKKGELLDSFAQLRDDGTTASGCWIYAGSWTRKGNQMANRDNADPSGLGNTLGWTWAWPLNRRVLYNRASCDPQGKAWDPHRLLIEWNGEKWVGNDIPDYSAAAPELNAGPFIMQQEGLGRLFALNKLAEGPFPEHYEPIETPIGTNPLHPNVVSSPVARMFKADAARIGDRKEFPYIGTTYRLTEHFHTWTKHARLNAIAQPEQFVEISEALAKSKGISNGDSVKVSSKRGFIRAKAVVTRRLQTFNVNGQQVETVGIPIHWGFEGKTQKGFVANTLTPSVGDANSQTPEYKAFLVNIEKA, encoded by the coding sequence ATGGACGTCAGCCGCAGAGGTTTTTTTAAAATCTGCGCCGGCGGAATGGCAGGTACAACGGTAGCGGTTCTCGGTTTTGCGCCAAAAACAGCACTGGCGCAGGCACGTAATTATAAGTTACTGCGCGCAAAAGAGATTCGTAATACCTGTACCTACTGTTCTGTAGGATGTGGTTTGTTAATGTACAGCATGGGCGATGGCTCGAAAAACGCGAAATCGTCTATTTTCCACATCGAAGGTGACCCGGATCATCCGGTAAGCCGCGGCGCGCTTTGCCCGAAAGGGGCCGGTCTTCTTGACTATATTCACAGCGACAACCGCCTGCGTTACCCGCAATACCGCGCGCCTGGCTCTGATAAGTGGCAGCGTATTTCCTGGGACGACGCCTTCAAACGCATCGCACGTCTGATGAAAGACGACCGCGACGCCAACTTTGTTGAAACCAACGACCAGGGCGTGAAGGTGAACCGCTGGCTGTCAACCGGGATGCTCTGCGCCTCGGCCGCCAGTAACGAAACCGGCATGCTGACCCAGAAATTTGCCCGCTCGCTCGGTATGCTGGCGGTGGACAACCAGGCGCGCGTCTGACACGGACCTACGGTAGCAAGTCTTGCTCCAACTTTTGGTCGCGGTGCCATGACCAACCACTGGGTTGACATCAAAAACGCCAACGTTGTTGTTGTGATGGGCGGTAACGCCGCAGAAGCGCACCCGGTGGGCTTTCGCTGGGCGATGGAAGCCAAAAACAATAACGATGCCACGCTTATCGTGGTGGATCCGCGCTTTACCCGCACCGCATCGGTGGCGGATATCTACGCGCCAATCCGTTCCGGTACCGACATTACGTTCCTGTCGGGCGTACTGCTGTACCTGATAAATAACAACAAAATCCACGCCGATTACGTTAAACACTACACCAACGCCTCGCTGCTGATTCGCGACGATTACAGCTTTGATGATGGCCTGTTTAGCGGCTACGACGCGGATAAACGCCAGTACGACAAAACCAGCTGGAACTACCAGTTTGATGAGAATGGGCACGCGCTGCGCGACATGACCCTGACTCACCCGCGCTGCGTCTGGAACCTGCTCAAAGAACACGTCAGCCGTTACACGCCGGATGTGGTCGAGAACATTTGCGGTACGCCAAAAGCCGACTTCCTGAAAGTCTGCGAAGTGCTGGCCTCAACCAGTGCTGCAAACCGCGCGGCAACCTTCCTCTATGCGCTCGGCTGGACCCAGCACACCGTCGGTGCGCAGAACATCCGCACCATGGCGATGATTCAGTTGCTGCTTGGCAACATGGGCGTCGCGGGCGGCGGTGTGAACGCACTGCGTGGCCACTCCAACATCCAGGGTCTGACCGATATCGGCCTGCTGTCCACCAGCCTGCCGGGTTATCTGACGCTGCCTCAGGAAAGCCATCACGACGTTGAAACCTACCTTGCCGCCAACACGCCAAAAGCGCTGCTGCCAGGCCAGGTGAACTACTGGAGCAACTATCCGAAGTTCTACGTCAGCCTGATGAAAACCTTCTACGGTGATGCCGCCACCCGTGAAAACGGTTGGGGTTATGACTGGCTGCCGAAGTGGGACCAGGCCTACGACGTCCTTAAGTACTTCGACATGATGGACAGAGGTGAAGTCACCGGCTATTTCTGCCAGGGCTTTAACCCGGTCGCCTCGTTCCCGGACAAAAACAAAATTGTCGCCTCGCTCAGTAAGCTGAAGTACATGGTCGTCGTTGACCCACTGGTCACCGAAACCTCCAACTTCTGGCAGAACCACGGTGAGATGAACGATGTTGACCCGGCGAGCATTCAGACCGAAGTGTTCCGTCTGCCATCCACCTGCTTTGCCGAAGAAGATGGCTCCATCGCCAACTCCGGACGCTGGCTGCAGTGGCACTGGAAAGGCGCGGATGCCCCAGGCGAAGCCATCAACGACGGTCAGATCCTTGCCGGTCTTTATGACGAACTGCGCAGACTGTACCGTGCGGAAGGCGGTAAAGGCGTTGAGCCGTTGATGAAGATGAGCTGGAACTACAAGCAGCCGCACGAGCCAGAATCTGAAGAAGTAGCAAAAGAGAACAACGGCTACGCGCTTGCCGATCTCTTTGACGCCAACGGCAATCTGCTGGTGAAGAAAGGCGAATTGCTCGACTCCTTTGCACAGCTGCGTGACGACGGTACCACCGCCTCCGGCTGTTGGATCTACGCCGGTAGCTGGACACGTAAAGGCAACCAGATGGCCAACCGCGACAACGCGGATCCATCCGGTCTTGGCAACACGCTGGGCTGGACCTGGGCATGGCCGCTCAACCGCCGCGTACTGTACAACCGCGCCTCCTGCGATCCGCAGGGTAAAGCCTGGGATCCGCATCGTCTGCTCATTGAGTGGAACGGTGAGAAGTGGGTCGGCAACGACATCCCGGACTACAGCGCCGCCGCGCCGGAACTGAACGCAGGGCCGTTTATCATGCAGCAGGAGGGTCTTGGCCGCCTGTTCGCACTGAACAAACTGGCAGAAGGTCCGTTCCCGGAGCACTACGAACCGATTGAAACGCCGATTGGCACCAACCCGCTGCACCCGAACGTGGTGTCCAGCCCGGTGGCGCGCATGTTCAAGGCGGACGCGGCGCGTATTGGCGACAGAAAGGAATTCCCGTACATCGGCACCACTTACCGTCTGACCGAGCACTTCCACACCTGGACCAAGCACGCGCGGCTTAACGCTATCGCGCAGCCGGAGCAGTTTGTGGAAATCAGCGAAGCGCTGGCGAAGTCGAAAGGTATCAGCAACGGCGACAGCGTGAAGGTCAGCAGCAAGCGCGGCTTTATCCGTGCCAAAGCGGTGGTTACCCGCCGTTTGCAGACGTTCAACGTTAACGGCCAGCAGGTAGAAACCGTGGGTATTCCGATTCACTGGGGCTTTGAAGGCAAGACGCAGAAGGGCTTTGTGGCCAATACGCTGACGCCGTCCGTGGGCGATGCGAACTCGCAAACCCCGGAATACAAAGCGTTTCTTGTCAACATCGAGAAGGCGTAA
- the fdxH gene encoding formate dehydrogenase subunit beta yields MSMQTQDIIKRSATNSLTPPPQARDYKDEVAKLIDVSTCIGCKACQVACSEWNDIRDEVGHCVGVYDNPTDLSAKSWTVMRFSETEQNGKLEWLIRKDGCMHCEDPGCLKACPSAGAIIQYANGIVDFQSEHCIGCGYCIAGCPFNVPRLNPQDNRVYKCTLCVDRVSVGQEPACVKTCPTGAIHFGTKKEMLEMGAQRVEKLKKRGYANAGVYNPQGVGGTHVMYVLHHADQAGLYHNLPQEPKIDLPVNLWKGILKPLSAAGFIATFAALIFHYVGIGPNKEVDDEDEEEHHD; encoded by the coding sequence GTGTCAATGCAAACACAAGACATTATCAAACGTTCAGCGACCAACAGCCTGACGCCGCCTCCCCAGGCGCGCGATTACAAGGATGAGGTCGCTAAACTCATCGACGTGTCCACCTGCATCGGCTGTAAAGCCTGCCAGGTGGCGTGTTCAGAGTGGAACGACATTCGCGATGAAGTAGGCCACTGTGTGGGGGTGTACGACAACCCCACCGATCTGAGTGCCAAGTCCTGGACGGTAATGCGTTTTAGTGAAACCGAACAGAACGGCAAGCTGGAATGGCTTATCCGTAAGGATGGCTGTATGCACTGTGAGGATCCGGGCTGCCTGAAGGCGTGCCCGTCTGCCGGTGCGATTATCCAGTACGCCAACGGCATCGTGGATTTCCAGTCAGAACACTGTATCGGCTGCGGCTATTGCATCGCCGGTTGCCCGTTCAACGTGCCGCGTCTCAACCCGCAGGACAACCGCGTCTATAAATGTACGCTGTGTGTGGACAGGGTCAGCGTCGGCCAGGAGCCGGCTTGCGTGAAAACCTGTCCGACGGGCGCTATCCACTTTGGCACTAAAAAAGAGATGCTGGAGATGGGCGCGCAGCGCGTTGAGAAGCTGAAAAAACGCGGCTACGCTAACGCCGGGGTGTACAACCCGCAAGGCGTGGGCGGCACACACGTGATGTACGTGCTTCACCACGCCGACCAGGCTGGGCTGTACCACAACCTGCCGCAGGAGCCAAAAATTGACCTACCGGTCAATCTGTGGAAAGGCATTCTCAAGCCGCTGTCCGCCGCAGGCTTCATCGCCACCTTTGCCGCGCTGATTTTCCACTATGTGGGGATTGGGCCGAACAAAGAAGTGGATGACGAAGATGAGGAGGAACACCATGACTAA
- the fdnI gene encoding formate dehydrogenase-N subunit gamma, with amino-acid sequence MTKKQSKMIVRTKFLDRACHWTVVICFFLVSLSGIALFFPTLVWLTETFGTPQMGRILHPFFGVLIFVALMFMFVRFVKHNIPDREDWPWVKNIVEVLKGNEHNVADVGKYNAGQKMMFWTIMSMIFVLLVTGVIIWRPYFAHKFPVELVRWSLLIHATTAIILIHAILIHMYMAFWVKGSIKGMIEGKVSRRWAKKHHPRWYRKVEAEEAKAEAQGDKNP; translated from the coding sequence ATGACTAAGAAGCAAAGCAAAATGATAGTCCGGACGAAGTTTCTTGACCGGGCCTGCCACTGGACGGTGGTTATCTGTTTCTTCCTGGTCTCGCTGTCCGGTATTGCGCTGTTCTTCCCGACCCTGGTCTGGCTCACCGAAACCTTCGGTACGCCGCAGATGGGGCGCATCCTGCACCCGTTCTTTGGTGTGCTGATTTTCGTGGCGCTGATGTTTATGTTTGTGCGTTTTGTGAAGCACAACATCCCGGACCGTGAAGACTGGCCGTGGGTGAAAAACATCGTCGAAGTGCTTAAAGGTAACGAGCACAACGTTGCGGATGTCGGTAAGTACAACGCCGGACAGAAAATGATGTTCTGGACCATCATGAGCATGATTTTTGTGCTGCTGGTGACCGGCGTCATTATCTGGCGTCCGTACTTCGCGCACAAATTCCCGGTAGAACTGGTGCGCTGGAGCCTGCTGATTCATGCCACAACGGCCATCATCCTGATTCACGCCATTCTGATTCATATGTATATGGCGTTCTGGGTGAAAGGTTCGATTAAAGGCATGATTGAAGGCAAGGTCAGCCGCCGCTGGGCGAAGAAGCACCATCCACGCTGGTATCGTAAGGTTGAAGCTGAAGAAGCCAAAGCCGAGGCGCAGGGCGATAAAAACCCATAA
- a CDS encoding fimbrial biogenesis outer membrane usher protein, with product MWLALLTSPLAAGQSVSVILNDVWKGTISMVVNDDVPCLSRPLMEEWGVITPLLERLKWDTKGCLTASSARDYSLNYEFDTQAQLLLLTFPEPAFNAQQNGVSTSRWDDGINALFMNYRLDVDKRRARYSWDNSGTDSTLALESGLNLGPWRMRYQNTFWRERDGSRGSYTSGYSLWRSLQALRARFTLGDGYTSSNLFNSMAYRGISLASDNAMLPDRWRAWTPVINGYARGEAEVTIRQNGERVYRIHVPAGPFTIRDFNPPNDEGNLELTIQESDGTERVRVLPYALMPNLVKQGRFNYELVTGRFKPYHGVEMDKDRFWQSTISWGAWSGLTLFAGMQQGERYISQLVGAGRNLGNWGALSADVTGARYRQQGETMSGNVWRLRYAKAFLSTETSLTAQLRYYPRRSQYRTLEEKINRAAMLQYDWDDNTTERRLVGQLELNQNFGEDSSIGLSWSWMRARGVTSGTSELTLSANTTWRDVDISLYGGYERPQGYPEEATLGINISIPLSLGGRVTNVGYVSQLASHGKDSHGVNVYGSTLKDYSLRYDVTAQHEVHGSDELNASLGYQYNAGEANVSMTRGGAKRDWHGDVSGSVVLHSGGVTLGQTLGGTSALVEVPDTPGVGFFNQFGSTTNRNGELLVSYMTPWRVNHVTMDTFDLPDGLRFANNELQAVPTDGAIVRVQFNPPE from the coding sequence CTGTGGCTTGCGCTGCTGACTTCACCGTTAGCGGCGGGGCAGAGTGTTTCTGTTATTCTCAACGATGTCTGGAAAGGCACCATTTCTATGGTGGTCAACGACGACGTACCGTGCCTGAGCCGCCCGTTGATGGAGGAGTGGGGCGTGATTACGCCGCTGCTGGAGCGCCTTAAGTGGGATACGAAGGGCTGCCTGACCGCTTCCTCGGCGCGGGATTACTCCCTGAACTATGAGTTTGACACGCAGGCGCAGCTGTTACTGTTAACGTTCCCGGAACCGGCTTTTAACGCCCAGCAAAACGGTGTAAGCACCAGCCGCTGGGATGACGGTATTAACGCGTTATTTATGAACTACCGCCTCGACGTGGATAAGCGTCGCGCCCGCTATAGCTGGGACAACAGCGGGACGGATTCAACGCTGGCGCTGGAAAGCGGGCTTAATCTTGGTCCGTGGCGAATGCGTTATCAGAACACCTTCTGGCGCGAGCGAGACGGCAGCCGGGGTTCGTACACCAGCGGTTATTCACTGTGGCGCAGCCTTCAGGCGCTGCGTGCGCGCTTTACCCTGGGTGATGGCTACACCTCATCGAACCTGTTTAACAGCATGGCTTATCGCGGTATCTCGCTTGCCAGCGATAACGCGATGCTGCCTGACCGCTGGCGCGCCTGGACGCCCGTTATCAACGGTTACGCCCGCGGCGAGGCTGAGGTAACCATTCGCCAGAACGGCGAGCGTGTTTACCGTATCCATGTGCCGGCGGGACCGTTTACTATCCGCGATTTCAACCCGCCCAACGATGAAGGTAACCTTGAACTGACCATTCAGGAAAGCGACGGCACCGAGCGTGTGCGCGTGCTGCCTTATGCGCTGATGCCCAATCTGGTAAAGCAAGGGCGCTTTAACTATGAGCTGGTTACCGGGCGTTTTAAGCCTTATCACGGCGTGGAGATGGATAAAGACCGCTTCTGGCAGTCGACAATTTCCTGGGGAGCCTGGTCTGGCCTGACGCTGTTTGCCGGTATGCAGCAGGGGGAGCGCTACATTAGTCAACTGGTGGGGGCGGGGCGCAACCTGGGCAACTGGGGGGCGCTGTCAGCAGACGTGACCGGCGCGCGCTACCGCCAGCAAGGGGAGACGATGAGTGGCAATGTGTGGCGGCTGCGCTACGCAAAGGCGTTTTTAAGCACCGAAACCAGTCTGACAGCCCAGCTACGTTATTATCCCCGCCGCAGCCAGTACCGCACGCTGGAAGAGAAGATCAACCGTGCGGCGATGCTGCAATATGACTGGGACGACAACACCACCGAACGCCGCTTGGTCGGACAGCTTGAGCTTAATCAGAACTTCGGTGAGGACTCCAGTATTGGCCTTTCCTGGAGTTGGATGCGCGCGCGCGGGGTCACCAGCGGCACCAGCGAGCTGACGCTCAGTGCGAATACCACCTGGCGCGACGTGGATATCAGCCTGTACGGCGGCTATGAACGCCCGCAGGGCTACCCGGAAGAAGCGACGCTTGGGATAAATATCAGTATCCCGCTGTCGTTGGGCGGGCGTGTCACTAACGTGGGTTATGTGTCGCAACTGGCAAGCCACGGTAAAGACAGCCACGGTGTGAACGTTTACGGCTCCACGCTCAAGGATTACAGTCTGCGCTACGATGTTACCGCGCAGCATGAGGTACACGGCAGTGATGAGCTGAACGCCAGTCTCGGCTATCAGTACAACGCCGGGGAAGCGAACGTCAGCATGACGCGCGGTGGCGCAAAGCGCGACTGGCACGGTGATGTTAGCGGGAGCGTGGTACTGCACAGCGGCGGTGTTACGCTGGGCCAGACGCTGGGAGGCACCTCAGCACTGGTCGAGGTACCGGATACGCCGGGCGTTGGCTTCTTTAACCAGTTTGGTTCTACCACTAACCGCAACGGCGAACTGCTGGTGAGCTACATGACGCCGTGGCGCGTGAACCACGTAACCATGGACACCTTTGATTTACCGGATGGGCTGCGCTTTGCCAATAATGAATTACAGGCCGTACCGACTGACGGTGCCATTGTGCGCGTTCAATTTAACCCACCGGAATAA
- a CDS encoding DUF1090 domain-containing protein: MKKLVIAIAAVASLGAMTSVQAAQNCAAKEAAIQKEIRYAKQYGNTYKVAGLERALAEVKAHCTNGSVLADAQKDVTKLEKKLAEKREDIAEVQADLREAQAKGDAKKIAKYKSKLADKQADLREIQQELNQARAALAALK, from the coding sequence ATGAAAAAATTAGTTATCGCTATTGCTGCTGTGGCTTCCCTGGGTGCGATGACCAGCGTACAGGCTGCTCAGAACTGTGCTGCAAAAGAAGCGGCCATCCAGAAAGAAATTCGTTACGCTAAGCAGTATGGTAACACCTACAAAGTTGCTGGTCTGGAAAGAGCACTGGCAGAAGTAAAAGCACATTGCACCAACGGTAGCGTACTGGCTGATGCTCAGAAAGATGTGACCAAGCTGGAAAAGAAACTGGCTGAAAAGCGTGAAGATATCGCTGAAGTTCAGGCCGATCTGCGTGAAGCACAGGCTAAAGGCGACGCTAAGAAAATTGCTAAGTACAAGAGCAAACTGGCTGACAAGCAGGCAGACCTGCGTGAAATTCAGCAGGAGCTGAACCAGGCTCGCGCTGCTCTGGCTGCACTGAAGTAA